Below is a genomic region from Castanea sativa cultivar Marrone di Chiusa Pesio chromosome 2, ASM4071231v1.
ACTCAACAAAGCTTACACtaataaaagaaatgagaaatataATGAGAACTTCTACCTTAAAGGAGACTTGGGAAGACACTATTTCATAGAATCAATTCAAATTGATAGGGATCAAATTCAGAAATTAAGAGTATGAACTATGAACACAACCTACCACAAGCAAGGAAAATAATTATTCCAACAATGATCAAGAAAATTAATATGTACTAGAGCTGTTTTTGTTCATAAAGGACTTAATTTATCATACTGCATATATGTTCATGGCCAAGAAAATTAAGTAGACCACAACATGGCTGAATCAGGGTTTCAATTAGCACCAAGCCACAAGTAGCCCCATAACTAGCAGTTcctttacctttaaaaaaaaaacctaacagaTAAAATTGAATAGGATTATTTATGGTTCTTTGTAGTTAAACAATAATGAAACAACTTTtagaaagtaaaaattaaaatacaccTAACATACACCTAGTGAATCTGGTATCAGTTGGTAATTATTATTGCCCATTAACATAACTGATagtgaaaacaagaaaaatttgaaaaacgtAGTAAAAGAAATGTAAATGTATCCTTAgaatttcagatttgatttttttttttttacttctcaaTCTTCCGATCCTCCAATACCATAAAAGGATCTACCGGtctaaagttaaaaaaaatcattcatatAATGggtaaaaataatacataagcATACTAATTTCAATCTCAGGTGATCCAAACCTTTAACCTACCAAATAAGGTGCTGACGTGGTAATACCGAAACATTATAGTAGAAGCAGACAAACGAACAAAAGTCTAGCATAggcttttatatttataaaagttCACCTTATCCACACACAGAACATAAAACAATCCAATCTTAAATTGGAGAAAAGAACACTCACTGCTAAACTACTATTGGATTAGCAGTCCAAAAATACTAGTTAAAAAGACGGATAATCTAAAATGTGTAAATCCATGCACATGTATTCATATAGCATGCATTTTGATCTAATAACATATATCATGTATTTTGTTTCAAGTTGCATTTAGAAGGATGCCACAATTCAAACTTAGCGTACCTAGTCCGCGAGACCACCACTCGTCGGTACCTCGTTCCGCTTAGGGCATGTTCTTCGGTTATGCCCCTCTTGGTCACACAACCCGCATTGCACCTTCCTCCCCCCCCTCCTTCCATGGTGTGGTTCTCGGCCACTTCCCACCCCGTCCATCTCATTCCTGATTCGTGTTGAGACAGGGCGACCTTTCTCTCTGAACAATTGGGGGTTAGGGACAACCTTTGAGTTTCTTTAGGATTTGACCATGATAATCTATCTTTCAACGCAGGGAAAATAGGAGCATAGCTCCTAAGCAGTGCGTACATGTTGTAGCATGGGTCAATGTACTGCTCTGCATCATGTCGATACCTAATACAAACTGTAATGACATGTGAACATGGTATTTTGTACAGTTTCCATTTCTAACATGTGCTAGTTCTTTGCAGCAGATTAATTCCATGTGTGTGATCCCCATGTCCAGCAGTCCCTGGTCATCTGAATAGCCACATAATGGGTTAGAGGAGATTCCTCCAAACCAGTTCGAATGAATATGTTGTCCTATGGTAGCTAACATATGAAACACAGTCAAAAGATGTAACATAAGCAGCAACATAAGTAAAGGTCAAGAGAAGATGCAGTTAGGATCAAAATTGACTAAAAGAGGCTTCTATTAGGGTTTATAAAGATTAAAGACTAATTAatgtcaaaacccaaaatcataCAACCCTAATTCACAAATGGTAATGAACATCAAAATATTTCATCAAAACGCTATGAAGATAAAGAATAAGTAGAGGAAGAGAagtcccaaaaaaagaaaaaaaaaaaagaaaaaaagaaagaaagaaagagagtgcCGAAGAATGAGACCAACAGAATTGagaatgctaaaaaaaaaaacactaaaggTTTTTCTATCATAAGAAATGAAAATTCTTGAAGCACCCTAAATTACTATTCCTATGAGCGATGGTGCCAACAAACGCAAAAATAGTTTGAGCAAGTAGGTGGCAGCATCCTTGTAATCACtagtagcaaaaataatataataagtaaaGTAAATACTAGTGGTAGTAGTCATAATAGAGTGCAATAATAGTCAGCAAGAACTTCTAAAACTCACACGGTCAGAGAGATGAATTGGGTAGAAATAGTTAACACAAGGAGGTGGTGACATCCTTTTCCTACAAGAGGTCAGTGGCGGCAGCATCCTTCTATCATATAAACGTGTAAATGCATCACTGCAAACATATGAAAATCAGAGATTGATCAGGAATGTGAGGATAAATTTTAACTTATGAAATCATTATTCACCAGCAAAATGAAGTACACTCCAGTACCAACAAGGAGCAAATGAGGCCTAGTGGAACTAATATCAAAAGATTTTAGAGCAAGAATTTGTTTAGGAGGATCAGAAAGTGACCTCTTTGCTCCACTTCGCAAATCAAGCTGCCATTAAATACTAATtgagaaaggggaaaaaaattcaaaatttccaaaagaatTAAGCTTGGAGatgaaattcaaacaaaaagcACCTCAAGGTCAGGAACACAAAAGAATCATTTCAACAAAACTTAAAAAGCCTATTTTCAATGCATTATGTAAATACAATCAACTATATTCTGGTGTCTAGATAGTTATGATGAAACACCAAACTTTTATTACTAGAGAAATCATTGGAATTTTAGGATTGGTTGAGTCAAAGATACCATATTCCACCATTGAGATATGAGACAAACAATATGGCTCACAGATTATGAAATAGAGGATTCAAGCAGATCATAAAGAACAATATTCAGGGTTGGATTCTAAAACCTTTGACTAGTCTCACCTTTTTGGTTCCACCCATGCCAATTGACCCTCGGAAATCATCCCCGTTTTCTTCTCCTCATTGGTTCCTTGACTGGTCTCACCTTGCCTGAAAAGAACACAAGCAAATACTAATATGCaaatcatttaaatataaaGAGATGTATATGTAATCAATATTAAATCGAAGTATAGTACCATGTCCAATCCCACAATCAGGAGGATGTGTCCGTGTCCGTTGCGTCGCGACTGATCCTCAATGTGTAAAGCCTCTagtgtgggggggggggtatcTCTGTCTGGATGGCACCAAGGGTGGGTCGCCCAGGGGTGGGCatgaatctcatctcatctctacCACGTACATTTACGGGGGCAGTGCCGGTAGTCGATGGGGGAGACGTATGGGTGGTGGGCAACGGAGATGTAGTAAAGGATGTGGGTGGGCAGGTATCATCGCGAACCATGGATGGGGACCGACATGTCTCCCCATGGGCAAACGTATAGGATGGACCTACATCATCATGTGCCATGGAGCCCATGTCATAACCAATGTCCAAACACATCTCATCTTCTGTCTGACTTACCTCTTCCATGGTGTGGTCATGCATGGGTGTGTGACGCCCACCAGATGTGTGACGCCCACCAGTTATGAGACGCCGACTAGATGTATGATGCTGACTAGATTGACGGCCTCCATGCCCTTGACGTCCACATGCTTGCCGACCACGCCCTACAGTCGGTTCACTTGTGTTGCCCGCAATGCGTGCATCGTCCAAGGTCAACCGACCGATCTCTTTAATAGATTGCAAGGCATTAATACAGTCGGTGTAGATCTCGAACCCTAGTTCGTACTTCGCCATAATCCTCAATTGTGATTCAACCTATCACAAGTATACAAGAGTAGTGTTAGAAGGTTGAACTAAACTATGCGAAGTGAGGTACATTTATAACGGAATAGTCTTTGTAAACTTACCAAAGTGTCCCAGTACAAGGTCTCTTTTGTAATATGCCAAACAACACGGGGACGAAACCACACCATATACTCGTCATTGTAGCTCATCTCCCCATGAAAGGGCGGTGCATTGGCAATTATGGCAGCGTAGCCCATCTAGCAATATGCGTGGCATGTTCTTTAGCCCAGTTTTTTTCATGCTTTCCCTAGAGTGTAATGTTATGAAGTTCAATTAAAGTATCGACATTGACCGGTACGCCTTACTTCATCCCAAATTGTCGGAGAACACGTTTGGGGTGATGGCCTTTAACCACCCAAAAATATATGAGCGGCACGATAGACCTCCATATGTGTTGGCCTGCCATACAATATGCGGACAGGGAACCCAAATAATTTCTATATGGCTCTCAGACAATCTACAATGATCCAACAGATGTAAACAACCAtattaacaatataattagaaaaaatgtgtaacaaaTGTGAACAATACATGGCAACAATGTTtaactcttaaataaaaaaggtttattCATTCCAAAGTGAATTGTAAGTACAACAACTACATGCCAAAGTGGTTCCTACTTGTAAGATACGATACTTGATTTGGTAGTAGCGAAACAAGCGACACATGATAGGTGCGTAGGACGTGCATTGGatgttcagtttttattttagccCCTTTCCATCTAGCAAACAACACAGACATAACCTTCATATTAGttacttacataattcccatgcGAAAAAAGTTAATGCGGAAATATAAAACGGTAACTATCTAAGATCCTACATACTTGCTAGCAAGTGGACTTGGGGGCAGTGCCTGGTGTGGATGCCTCATCATAGAACATATGTGTGGAAACCTCACACACGCCCACAACTGTACCAACAGCAATGCACTGCCAATTTGCTTGGCTGTCTTCTCTGATGGCTTATAGAGGTGTCTATATAGCCAACTTAGTGctgcactaccccaactataattCTTTCCGTTGctgattggattgaaaaattgtaGATATATGATTAAGAGCCGTTCGCTAGACTTGTCCATAAACAGCATACTACCCAACATTTGGAGTATGTAAAACCGAGCATACCTCTACACAAGCTCCTCAGTGGCGTCAGCAGGGAGAGGGTTGCTAAACCGCTCCTTGAGCCATTTGGCCTTTATCCTCGGCCCTTCCATCACTGTAGTGTTCTTGCCAGAACCGACTAGTTTTTTTCAGCGGACTATGCCCTAGCAATTCAGCGCAAAATTCACCCCAATTGTCCATATGGGTAAATCCCACCACCAGCAAGTCATGTACATGTACTCCCATTATAACCTCTATGTCTTGTAGCGTGATGGTCATCTCACCGTAGGGTAAGTGGAATGAGTGCGTCTTCGACCGCCATCTCTCCACCAAGGCCGTGATCAGTGCATGGTCAAGGTCCATATATGGGACCTGAAGTAGCCCATCTGACCCCGCATCTGTGATATAAGAAGCAATCCGTGGATCTAACTCACCTTCAAACAGACCTTTCTCTTGATGACGACAAGTCAGTACACCGAGCACTTCCTGCAAACAGAGTAGCTTAGTATTAATAATAGCATTTACTAAGCACATAATAATTACACTTCAAACTTAAATGCCAAACATCTTTCTACTATATATTGACTACGATTTTGGACAAGTGCATACCTCGCCTGCCAAAGGAGCATCCCAAAGCAAACTTGAACGATGCACAGCCTGCCTCGTCAAGACAATCCCTATAGAGGGTCCCGCTCGATGTGGTCCATATCTAGCATAAATTAAAGGTGAGTAATGGCCCGTTAAGTGACTATTGGCCCATTTGGTCAAATGCAAAGCATAAACATTCTAATTCTCTTTTTAAGGAGCATGTCACATGAGGAAAATTCACATAATTgaattcttaatttttctttctttttctttaataaatttcttttataaggTTGAATTTCATTCAAGAGAGACTGGCTATATACCTTACAAGCAGATTCAATGATCTACTagacaaagaaaaaagggtTATTTGTGTTAAAGTTTATTAGCaaatttaaaagaaagagaattgcATTAGGGTAAAGTAAAGCCATTTGTTTTGGATGTGTTTATGCCTTGTAGGTAAACAGAGTCATGGCATTACAATAGGCAGGGTGTTTAAACTATAAGCATGATCTTTGAAATTGGTATGACAATTTACAATTAGAAGTTGAAAGTATTATGCATCTTTTATTAGGTATTATGCAATCCAAACATACATCTTTTGCTTGAACATCTAAGGGTTATCATGTATTTGGTGACAACAGCAATTAGGGAAAAATTCACTTCAAATACataaactttcttcttcttcttcttcttcttatttatttatttatttttaattataaacatATTTGACTGAAAATGGCAATAATATATATCTAATGCAGCCTTCACTgatttcataaaaaagaaaaaaaaaaaaaaactttagaatGTTAACTAGATTACAACATATTCAGCTAATAGAAATAGAATACATCAACATACAAGATAAAACATTTTCAcccctaaataaataaatgagaaagCCACAAGTTTTAGATGGAAGAAATTTCTAAAATGAAAGTCTCTCTACATTATTTAAATCAACCCTTACTTTAATAGTCCAAGCATCCTACTAATTATTCAACAACATCaagccccaaaaaaatttaggctCAGCTATGGATCCTCTACACACTAAGAGGGATCTACCACATATATTCTAAGCAACCTACTTAGTCTCGCAAATCAAATATGGCCTCAATGAGAACGCTAACTGTGTCCTACAATGACTGATTGCTCTAATAACACACAAAAATgttcattaaaaacaaaaaaaaaatttaaaaatttaaaaaattacaccacAAATACCGAAATATACCCACAAATAACCCTAACTCCCC
It encodes:
- the LOC142625306 gene encoding serine/threonine-protein phosphatase 7 long form homolog translates to MAPSDIAFGYGPHRAGPSIGIVLTRQAVHRSSLLWDAPLAGEEVLGVLTCRHQEKGLFEGELDPRIASYITDAGSDGLLQVPYMDLDHALITALVERWRSKTHSFHLPYGEMTITLQDIEVIMGVHVHDLLVVGFTHMDNWGEFCAELLGHSPLKKTSRFWQEHYSDGRAEDKGQMAQGAV